In Astyanax mexicanus isolate ESR-SI-001 chromosome 5, AstMex3_surface, whole genome shotgun sequence, a single window of DNA contains:
- the chd1l gene encoding chromodomain-helicase-DNA-binding protein 1-like isoform X2, which translates to MGILEGCILGDEMGLGKTCQTISLLAYARGFLGMDGPFLVVSPLTVLENWKQELERFCPSLSVVCYTGNKEERAELQREINSKQFHVLLTTYELCLRDAQWLKRRNWKILVVDEAHRLKNQASKLHETLSEFSVDFRLLLTGTPIQNNLQEIYSLLTFIQPSLFPHDATEEFVSSYADVQTEDTLVKELHKVLQPFLLRRVKDEVEKKLPQKKELVVYHGMTALQKKHYKSILMKDTAAFEAHGKTRALHNILMELRKCVNHPYLIRGVEPYPYVVGEHVVEASGKLSLLDHMLAYLLEGGHRVLLFSQFTLMLDYLQEYAELRGYGYERLDGSVRGEERNLAIKNFKTKDTFIFLLSTKAGGVGLNLTAADTVIFVDSDFNPQNDLQAEARAHRIGQERAVKVIRLLGKDTVEEIIYSRAMSKLQLTNTVIEEGRFSLLENPKTAASAPELRDILTFGVDKLLSTETSSVQNVDLKLILGSSKDGCWLMDEEPVIPVEDDEEKAGPSHMYEFEGKDYSKTPSAKDREVLTCLFEEELALKMDLVNDGRTLRSKTGSFLAEPLATPSRKRTLTESQMEERRLKKEESIAKKAKIQEEKKRQREEEIYKNKMARWDLCGYKSLCLSSTDSEGEDVDEDGENSSVNSTDSEDTEIHYVIGDVTHPQTPRMDAIIVHCVDDSGRWGKGGLFTALEVRSDEAKKQYELAGNMEDLDIGHVLLFPIEDKQPTVNGRDHLALIVAQKRDKSNNVSGIQLTALEKGLKKIYRAAKKLKASVHLPRIGHSTKGFNWYGTERLIRKHLAHRGIPTFVYYYKQTPSQSTVEASSSQASTSLYYWRSHSPCDSAMESPESSISSPQGKGAPGLPDFMNGVHVYFYNIGDTDKKTLARYLIAYDGDVEDIMTSEVTHIVAEVESPNQIQELRHFNTQYPQAAVVRRKWLESCYANQRIVNSFKYNHKLK; encoded by the exons ATGGGGATTCTTGAAGGATGCATTCTTGGTGATGAAATGGGTTTGGGCAAGACCTGTCAG ACAATTTCCCTGCTGGCGTATGCCCGAGGTTTTCTTGGCATGGATGGTCCATTTCTGGTTGTAAGTCCTCTGACAGTTTTGGAGAACTGGAAACAGGAACTGGAGAG ATTCTGCCCCAGCCTGTCTGTGGTCTGTTACACTGGGAATAAAGAAGAAAGGGCAGAGCTACAGAGAGAGATTAACAGCAAACAATTCCACGTCTTGTTAACTACCTATGAG CTTTGTCTGAGGGATGCACAGTGGCTGAAAAG GAGAAACTGGAAAATTTTGGTTGTTGATGAGGCTCACAGACTAAAGAACCAAGCATCAAAGCTCCATGAAACCCTTTCAGAG TTCTCTGTAGATTTCAGACTTTTGTTAACAGGAACTCCAATCCAGAATAATCTGCAAGAGATCTACTCCCTCCTCACCTTCATTCAGCCCAGCCTGTTCCCACATGATGCCACAGAAGAATTTGTCAGTAGTTATGCAGATGTGCAAACTGAAGATACACTAG tgaaagaGCTCCACAAGGTGCTGCAACCGTTTCTGCTGCGTAGGGTCAAGGACGAGGTGGAGAAAAAACTGCCTCAGAAGAAAGAACTGGTGGTTTATCACGGAATGACTGCCCTGCAGAAAAAACACTACAAATCCATTCTGATGAAAGACACAG CTGCATTTGAAGCTCATGGCAAAACACGCGCGCTCCATAATATTTTGATGGAGCTGAGGAAGTGTGTGAACCACCCTTACCTTATAAGAG GTGTAGAGCCATATCCATATGTGGTAGGGGAGCATGTGGTGGAGGCCAGTGGGAAGCTTTCTCTGCTGGATCATATGCTGGCATATCTGCTAGAGGG TGGTCATCGTGTTCTGCTTTTCTCCCAGTTTACGTTAATGTTGGACTATCTTCAAGAATATGCGGAGCTTAGAG GCTACGGCTATGAGCGCCTTGATGGCTCAGTCCGAGGAGAGGAGCGCAATCTAGCCATCAAGAACTTCAAAACCAAAGACACTTTCATCTTTCTCCTCAGCACCAAAGCTG gtgGGGTTGGTTTGAACCTGACAGCAGCTGATACTGTGATTTTTGTGGACAGTGATTTCAATCCCCAAAATGACCTACAAGCAGAAGCTCGAGCCCACCGGATTGGACAGGAAAG GGCTGTAAAAGTAATCCGACTCCTTGGTAAGGACACAGTGGAGGAGATAATTTACTCGCGCGCTATGTCGAAACTGCAACTCACCAACACAGTGATCGAGGAGGGACGTTTCTCTCTGTTGGAGAATCCAAAGACTGCTGCCTCTGCTCCAgaa TTAAGAGACATTTTAACGTTTGGAGTGGATAAGCTGCTGTCGACAGAGACCAGTTCAGTTCAGAATGTGGACCTTAAATTGATCCTGGGCTCTTCTAAGGATGGCTGCTGGTTGATGGATGAAGAACCTGTGATTCCAGTTGAAGATGATGAAGAGAAAGCAGGACCAA GCCATATGTACGAATTTGAAGGGAAGGATTACTCCAAAACCCCCAGTGCAAAAGACCGGGAAGTATTAACATGTCTGTTCGAGGAAGAGTTAGCTTTGAAAATGGATTTAGTGAATGATGGCCGAACACTACGCAGCAAAACTGGA AGCTTTTTGGCTGAGCCTCTGGCAACCCCGTCAAGAAAGAGGACTTTGACAGAATCCCAGATGGAAGAGAGGCGCCTAAAGAAAGAGGAATCTATTGCTAAGAAAGCCAAGAtacaagaagagaagaagaggcaACGAGAAGAAGAAATATACAAGAACAA GATGGCACGGTGGGACTTGTGTGGGTATAAGTCCTTGTGCTTATCCTCTACTGATAGCGAGGGAGAGGATGTGGATGAAGATGGTGAAAACAGCAGTGTGAACTCTACAGACTCCGAGGACACAGAAATTCATTATGTAATTGGTGATGTTACCCACCCTCAGACTCCACGGATGGATGCCATTATTGTTCATTGTGTCG ATGACTCTGGGCGATGGGGCAAAGGAGGGCTGTTTACAGCCTTGGAGGTCCGTTCTGATGAGGCAAAGAAACAATACGAACTAGCTGGAAATATGGAAG ATTTAGACATTGGTCATGTGCTGCTTTTTCCTATTGAAGACAAGCAGCCAACAGTAAATGGGCGAGACCAT CTTGCACTCATTGTTGCCCAGAAAAGAGATAAGTCCAACAATGTGTCAGGCATTCAGCTCACTGCTTTGGAAAAGGGTCTCAAGAAGATCTACAGGGCTGCCAAGAAACTCAAAG CAAGTGTCCATCTCCCACGAATTGGTCACTCCACCAAAGGTTTCAACTGGTATGGCACTGAGAGACTGATACGCAAGCACCTAGCCCACAGAGGCATCCCCACATTTGT ATACTACTACAAGCAAACTCCCTCACAGTCTACTGTGGAGGCCTCATCATCTCAGGCATCAACTTCTTTGTATTACTGGCGTAGTCATAGTCCTTGTGATTCTGCCATGGAGTCCCCAGAGAGCTCAATCTCTTCACCCCAGGGTAAAGGAGCTCCTGGCCTGCCTGATTTCATGAATGGTGTTCATGTATATTTCTACAATATCGGTGACACTGACAAGAAGACGCTTGCACGCTACCTTATTGC GTATGATGGTGACGTAGAAGACATCATGACTTCAGAGGTTACTCATATTGTAGCAGAAGTGGAAAGTCCAAATCAAATACAG GAATTACGGCACTTTAACACCCAGTATCCCCAGGCAGCCGTTGTAAGGAGGAAATGGCTAGAGTCTTGCTACGCCAACCAAAGAATTGTAAATTCTTTCAAATATAACCATAAGTTGAAATGA
- the chd1l gene encoding chromodomain-helicase-DNA-binding protein 1-like isoform X1 — MARKHQKKKMSKFLQAVQNLPERVKSDWTEKDLNTWGLREIKLRSYQLAGVKWLSEGMGILEGCILGDEMGLGKTCQTISLLAYARGFLGMDGPFLVVSPLTVLENWKQELERFCPSLSVVCYTGNKEERAELQREINSKQFHVLLTTYELCLRDAQWLKRRNWKILVVDEAHRLKNQASKLHETLSEFSVDFRLLLTGTPIQNNLQEIYSLLTFIQPSLFPHDATEEFVSSYADVQTEDTLVKELHKVLQPFLLRRVKDEVEKKLPQKKELVVYHGMTALQKKHYKSILMKDTAAFEAHGKTRALHNILMELRKCVNHPYLIRGVEPYPYVVGEHVVEASGKLSLLDHMLAYLLEGGHRVLLFSQFTLMLDYLQEYAELRGYGYERLDGSVRGEERNLAIKNFKTKDTFIFLLSTKAGGVGLNLTAADTVIFVDSDFNPQNDLQAEARAHRIGQERAVKVIRLLGKDTVEEIIYSRAMSKLQLTNTVIEEGRFSLLENPKTAASAPELRDILTFGVDKLLSTETSSVQNVDLKLILGSSKDGCWLMDEEPVIPVEDDEEKAGPSHMYEFEGKDYSKTPSAKDREVLTCLFEEELALKMDLVNDGRTLRSKTGSFLAEPLATPSRKRTLTESQMEERRLKKEESIAKKAKIQEEKKRQREEEIYKNKMARWDLCGYKSLCLSSTDSEGEDVDEDGENSSVNSTDSEDTEIHYVIGDVTHPQTPRMDAIIVHCVDDSGRWGKGGLFTALEVRSDEAKKQYELAGNMEDLDIGHVLLFPIEDKQPTVNGRDHLALIVAQKRDKSNNVSGIQLTALEKGLKKIYRAAKKLKASVHLPRIGHSTKGFNWYGTERLIRKHLAHRGIPTFVYYYKQTPSQSTVEASSSQASTSLYYWRSHSPCDSAMESPESSISSPQGKGAPGLPDFMNGVHVYFYNIGDTDKKTLARYLIAYDGDVEDIMTSEVTHIVAEVESPNQIQELRHFNTQYPQAAVVRRKWLESCYANQRIVNSFKYNHKLK; from the exons ATGGCGAGAAAACACCAGAAGAAGAAAATGTCGAAGTTCCTTCAAGCAGTTCAGAATTTACCGGAAAGAGTCAAGTCAGACTGGACAGAAAAAGATTTGAATACTTGGGGACTGAGAG AAATCAAGCTGCGCTCCTACCAACTTGCTGGAGTTAAGTGGCTATCAGAAGGCATGGGGATTCTTGAAGGATGCATTCTTGGTGATGAAATGGGTTTGGGCAAGACCTGTCAG ACAATTTCCCTGCTGGCGTATGCCCGAGGTTTTCTTGGCATGGATGGTCCATTTCTGGTTGTAAGTCCTCTGACAGTTTTGGAGAACTGGAAACAGGAACTGGAGAG ATTCTGCCCCAGCCTGTCTGTGGTCTGTTACACTGGGAATAAAGAAGAAAGGGCAGAGCTACAGAGAGAGATTAACAGCAAACAATTCCACGTCTTGTTAACTACCTATGAG CTTTGTCTGAGGGATGCACAGTGGCTGAAAAG GAGAAACTGGAAAATTTTGGTTGTTGATGAGGCTCACAGACTAAAGAACCAAGCATCAAAGCTCCATGAAACCCTTTCAGAG TTCTCTGTAGATTTCAGACTTTTGTTAACAGGAACTCCAATCCAGAATAATCTGCAAGAGATCTACTCCCTCCTCACCTTCATTCAGCCCAGCCTGTTCCCACATGATGCCACAGAAGAATTTGTCAGTAGTTATGCAGATGTGCAAACTGAAGATACACTAG tgaaagaGCTCCACAAGGTGCTGCAACCGTTTCTGCTGCGTAGGGTCAAGGACGAGGTGGAGAAAAAACTGCCTCAGAAGAAAGAACTGGTGGTTTATCACGGAATGACTGCCCTGCAGAAAAAACACTACAAATCCATTCTGATGAAAGACACAG CTGCATTTGAAGCTCATGGCAAAACACGCGCGCTCCATAATATTTTGATGGAGCTGAGGAAGTGTGTGAACCACCCTTACCTTATAAGAG GTGTAGAGCCATATCCATATGTGGTAGGGGAGCATGTGGTGGAGGCCAGTGGGAAGCTTTCTCTGCTGGATCATATGCTGGCATATCTGCTAGAGGG TGGTCATCGTGTTCTGCTTTTCTCCCAGTTTACGTTAATGTTGGACTATCTTCAAGAATATGCGGAGCTTAGAG GCTACGGCTATGAGCGCCTTGATGGCTCAGTCCGAGGAGAGGAGCGCAATCTAGCCATCAAGAACTTCAAAACCAAAGACACTTTCATCTTTCTCCTCAGCACCAAAGCTG gtgGGGTTGGTTTGAACCTGACAGCAGCTGATACTGTGATTTTTGTGGACAGTGATTTCAATCCCCAAAATGACCTACAAGCAGAAGCTCGAGCCCACCGGATTGGACAGGAAAG GGCTGTAAAAGTAATCCGACTCCTTGGTAAGGACACAGTGGAGGAGATAATTTACTCGCGCGCTATGTCGAAACTGCAACTCACCAACACAGTGATCGAGGAGGGACGTTTCTCTCTGTTGGAGAATCCAAAGACTGCTGCCTCTGCTCCAgaa TTAAGAGACATTTTAACGTTTGGAGTGGATAAGCTGCTGTCGACAGAGACCAGTTCAGTTCAGAATGTGGACCTTAAATTGATCCTGGGCTCTTCTAAGGATGGCTGCTGGTTGATGGATGAAGAACCTGTGATTCCAGTTGAAGATGATGAAGAGAAAGCAGGACCAA GCCATATGTACGAATTTGAAGGGAAGGATTACTCCAAAACCCCCAGTGCAAAAGACCGGGAAGTATTAACATGTCTGTTCGAGGAAGAGTTAGCTTTGAAAATGGATTTAGTGAATGATGGCCGAACACTACGCAGCAAAACTGGA AGCTTTTTGGCTGAGCCTCTGGCAACCCCGTCAAGAAAGAGGACTTTGACAGAATCCCAGATGGAAGAGAGGCGCCTAAAGAAAGAGGAATCTATTGCTAAGAAAGCCAAGAtacaagaagagaagaagaggcaACGAGAAGAAGAAATATACAAGAACAA GATGGCACGGTGGGACTTGTGTGGGTATAAGTCCTTGTGCTTATCCTCTACTGATAGCGAGGGAGAGGATGTGGATGAAGATGGTGAAAACAGCAGTGTGAACTCTACAGACTCCGAGGACACAGAAATTCATTATGTAATTGGTGATGTTACCCACCCTCAGACTCCACGGATGGATGCCATTATTGTTCATTGTGTCG ATGACTCTGGGCGATGGGGCAAAGGAGGGCTGTTTACAGCCTTGGAGGTCCGTTCTGATGAGGCAAAGAAACAATACGAACTAGCTGGAAATATGGAAG ATTTAGACATTGGTCATGTGCTGCTTTTTCCTATTGAAGACAAGCAGCCAACAGTAAATGGGCGAGACCAT CTTGCACTCATTGTTGCCCAGAAAAGAGATAAGTCCAACAATGTGTCAGGCATTCAGCTCACTGCTTTGGAAAAGGGTCTCAAGAAGATCTACAGGGCTGCCAAGAAACTCAAAG CAAGTGTCCATCTCCCACGAATTGGTCACTCCACCAAAGGTTTCAACTGGTATGGCACTGAGAGACTGATACGCAAGCACCTAGCCCACAGAGGCATCCCCACATTTGT ATACTACTACAAGCAAACTCCCTCACAGTCTACTGTGGAGGCCTCATCATCTCAGGCATCAACTTCTTTGTATTACTGGCGTAGTCATAGTCCTTGTGATTCTGCCATGGAGTCCCCAGAGAGCTCAATCTCTTCACCCCAGGGTAAAGGAGCTCCTGGCCTGCCTGATTTCATGAATGGTGTTCATGTATATTTCTACAATATCGGTGACACTGACAAGAAGACGCTTGCACGCTACCTTATTGC GTATGATGGTGACGTAGAAGACATCATGACTTCAGAGGTTACTCATATTGTAGCAGAAGTGGAAAGTCCAAATCAAATACAG GAATTACGGCACTTTAACACCCAGTATCCCCAGGCAGCCGTTGTAAGGAGGAAATGGCTAGAGTCTTGCTACGCCAACCAAAGAATTGTAAATTCTTTCAAATATAACCATAAGTTGAAATGA
- the traf3ip2l gene encoding E3 ubiquitin ligase TRAF3IP2 isoform X1, whose amino-acid sequence MSKLNPEDALPDSDSLPEASSVRPQADPKPLPADPLLPSNETLQSRSSSFSDFSSSSCTSSMASDNRSSYSPYQPPLGLPAGYSPKTPFPSQADGCFSTLEPHKEDWLNPSSYNSVFRGFSNGSRPSCMVSGDFSVFQGESYGSHFLPDGHSPGGSSLEQPHSLHSIPTALAQHSYYPPPCPCPSYRQECCGQGPLDTYWENHRLHQAVQYHVPGSSSCPRRIKQSDRELIHSRHPSVQPQKTSVPSTAPLSLEQRKVFVTYEADDEKHVKEVINFVALLRHNGFYTHIDMFEQQFRSISKIDFMERYIAEKDYLIIIIISPKYYEIVTDASLCMENDETLNTVYIHKQLQNEFIQNGCKNFRFIPVLFPGARKCHVPKWLQNTHIFCWPKDRDDILRRLMRLEKYYPPPIGELPAIVSIPI is encoded by the exons ATGAGTAAACTCAATCCTGAGGACGCCCTTCCAGACTCAGACTCTCTTCCTGAAGCCAGCAGTGTCAGACCTCAGGCTGACCCCAAGCCTTTACCTGCTGACCCCTTGTTGCCTAGCAACGAGACCCTTCAAAGCAGATCATCTTCTTTTTCtgacttcagcagcagcagctgcaccaGTAGCATGGCCAGCGACAACCGCTCCAGCTACAGTCCCTATCAGCCTCCCTTGGGTCTCCCAGCTGGTTACAGCCCCAAGACTCCCTTCCCCAGCCAGGCAGATGGTTGTTTCAGTACGCTGGAGCCCCACAAAGAGGACTGGCTCAACCCAAGTTCATATAACAGTGTGTTTAGGGGATTCTCCAACGGCAGCCGTCCGTCCTGCATGGTATCTGGGGACTTCAGTGTTTTTCAGGGCGAATCCTATGGGTCCCATTTTTTGCCGGACGGACACAGTCCAGGTGGGAGCAGTTTGGAACAGCCCCACTCACTTCACTCCATTCCTACTGCATTAGCCCAGCACAGTTACTACCCACCTCCGTGCCCATGCCCTTCATATAGACAGGAATGCTGTGGGCAGGGCCCACTGGACACATACTGGGAAAATCACAGGCTCCATCAGGCGGTGCAGTATCACGTGCCAGGTTCATCTTCAT GTCCTAGGAGAATCAAACAGTCAGACCGAGAGCTCATTCACAG CAGGCACCCGTCTGTTCAGCCTCAGAAAACGAGTGTTCCGAGCACTGCACCCCTCTCTCTGGAACAGC GGAAGGTGTTTGTCACCTATGAAGCTGACGATGAAAAACATGTTAAAGAGGTCATCAATTTTGTGGCTTTGCTGAGACACAATGGCTTCTACACTCAC ATTGACATGTTTGAACAACAGTTCAGAAGTATAAGTAAAATTGACTTTATGGAGAGGTACATTGCTGAG AAAGACTACctgatcattatcatcatcagtccAAAGTACTATGAGATTGTGACAGATGCTTCATTATGCATGGAAAATGACGAAACGCTCAATACTGTTTATATCCACAAGCAG TTGCAGAATGAATTCATCCAGAACGGCTGCAAGAATTTCAGGTTCATTCCTGTACTGTTTCCTGGTGCCAGGAAA TGCCATGTTCCCAAATGGCTCCAGAACACACACATCTTCTGCTGGCCCAAGGACAGAGATGACATCCTGCGTCGGCTCATGAGACTTGAAAAGTACTACCCACCCCCCATTGGAGAGCTGCCCGCCATCGTCTCTATCCCAATTTAG
- the traf3ip2l gene encoding E3 ubiquitin ligase TRAF3IP2 isoform X2: MSKLNPEDALPDSDSLPEASSVRPQADPKPLPADPLLPSNETLQSRSSSFSDFSSSSCTSSMASDNRSSYSPYQPPLGLPAGYSPKTPFPSQADGCFSTLEPHKEDWLNPSSYNSVFRGFSNGSRPSCMVSGDFSVFQGESYGSHFLPDGHSPGGSSLEQPHSLHSIPTALAQHSYYPPPCPCPSYRQECCGQGPLDTYWENHRLHQAVQYHVPGSSSCPRRIKQSDRELIHRHPSVQPQKTSVPSTAPLSLEQRKVFVTYEADDEKHVKEVINFVALLRHNGFYTHIDMFEQQFRSISKIDFMERYIAEKDYLIIIIISPKYYEIVTDASLCMENDETLNTVYIHKQLQNEFIQNGCKNFRFIPVLFPGARKCHVPKWLQNTHIFCWPKDRDDILRRLMRLEKYYPPPIGELPAIVSIPI; encoded by the exons ATGAGTAAACTCAATCCTGAGGACGCCCTTCCAGACTCAGACTCTCTTCCTGAAGCCAGCAGTGTCAGACCTCAGGCTGACCCCAAGCCTTTACCTGCTGACCCCTTGTTGCCTAGCAACGAGACCCTTCAAAGCAGATCATCTTCTTTTTCtgacttcagcagcagcagctgcaccaGTAGCATGGCCAGCGACAACCGCTCCAGCTACAGTCCCTATCAGCCTCCCTTGGGTCTCCCAGCTGGTTACAGCCCCAAGACTCCCTTCCCCAGCCAGGCAGATGGTTGTTTCAGTACGCTGGAGCCCCACAAAGAGGACTGGCTCAACCCAAGTTCATATAACAGTGTGTTTAGGGGATTCTCCAACGGCAGCCGTCCGTCCTGCATGGTATCTGGGGACTTCAGTGTTTTTCAGGGCGAATCCTATGGGTCCCATTTTTTGCCGGACGGACACAGTCCAGGTGGGAGCAGTTTGGAACAGCCCCACTCACTTCACTCCATTCCTACTGCATTAGCCCAGCACAGTTACTACCCACCTCCGTGCCCATGCCCTTCATATAGACAGGAATGCTGTGGGCAGGGCCCACTGGACACATACTGGGAAAATCACAGGCTCCATCAGGCGGTGCAGTATCACGTGCCAGGTTCATCTTCAT GTCCTAGGAGAATCAAACAGTCAGACCGAGAGCTCATTCACAG GCACCCGTCTGTTCAGCCTCAGAAAACGAGTGTTCCGAGCACTGCACCCCTCTCTCTGGAACAGC GGAAGGTGTTTGTCACCTATGAAGCTGACGATGAAAAACATGTTAAAGAGGTCATCAATTTTGTGGCTTTGCTGAGACACAATGGCTTCTACACTCAC ATTGACATGTTTGAACAACAGTTCAGAAGTATAAGTAAAATTGACTTTATGGAGAGGTACATTGCTGAG AAAGACTACctgatcattatcatcatcagtccAAAGTACTATGAGATTGTGACAGATGCTTCATTATGCATGGAAAATGACGAAACGCTCAATACTGTTTATATCCACAAGCAG TTGCAGAATGAATTCATCCAGAACGGCTGCAAGAATTTCAGGTTCATTCCTGTACTGTTTCCTGGTGCCAGGAAA TGCCATGTTCCCAAATGGCTCCAGAACACACACATCTTCTGCTGGCCCAAGGACAGAGATGACATCCTGCGTCGGCTCATGAGACTTGAAAAGTACTACCCACCCCCCATTGGAGAGCTGCCCGCCATCGTCTCTATCCCAATTTAG